One Lachnospiraceae bacterium C1.1 genomic region harbors:
- a CDS encoding HIRAN domain-containing protein, which translates to MDNELTIGKKSVVAIMQNRELGEIIKPLSREIFLFDTFIAGTTHLEDISVLDDIKIGDRLILQREDNRFDSNAILTLDEKKRKLGYVPEKDNIVFARLMDAGKLLFAKIKSMEMKGSFRRIRIGIYLVDF; encoded by the coding sequence ATGGACAATGAATTGACGATTGGAAAAAAGAGCGTTGTTGCAATAATGCAGAATAGGGAACTTGGTGAGATCATAAAGCCGCTGAGCCGGGAGATATTTCTCTTTGATACTTTCATTGCCGGTACTACACATTTGGAAGATATAAGCGTTCTTGATGATATAAAAATAGGTGACAGACTCATATTGCAGAGGGAAGATAATCGCTTTGACAGTAATGCCATTCTGACGCTTGATGAGAAGAAACGCAAATTGGGATATGTGCCGGAGAAAGATAATATTGTATTCGCAAGGCTCATGGATGCAGGGAAGCTACTGTTTGCAAAAATAAAATCAATGGAAATGAAAGGCAGCTTCAGACGGATAAGGATAGGAATATATCTTGTAGATTTTTAG
- a CDS encoding J domain-containing protein yields MNDLILTDNKNDEKYDEYSELLCRRDQLNKECVSILIAYTREFRDLITKNFELKVECIKKKKMITFCQKQLNGGDSIDADLMSAQIDIEMQDYYLRLRDLMEENDAAKSAEKVDGFRIERTKKIYRRLAKKLHPDINSKTMIYERPRELWERIVTAYQKSDVDELEDLEALTRIALDEMGDDGFEIAVTDIDERIARIERQIGEIITTEPYIYRELLCDEEKVTAKKQELEAECREYQDYLNELTGVLESLLTDGGASVLWTMN; encoded by the coding sequence ATGAATGATCTTATACTCACTGACAATAAGAATGATGAGAAATATGATGAATACAGCGAACTGCTCTGCAGACGTGACCAGCTGAATAAAGAATGTGTATCTATTCTGATAGCATATACAAGGGAGTTTAGAGACCTTATTACGAAGAATTTTGAACTCAAGGTAGAATGCATCAAGAAAAAGAAGATGATAACGTTTTGCCAGAAGCAGCTTAATGGTGGAGATTCTATTGATGCAGACCTTATGAGCGCTCAGATAGATATTGAGATGCAAGACTATTATCTCAGGCTCCGGGATCTTATGGAAGAGAACGATGCTGCAAAATCAGCAGAAAAGGTAGATGGGTTCAGAATCGAGAGGACAAAGAAAATATACAGGAGACTCGCCAAAAAACTACATCCCGATATAAACAGCAAAACTATGATATACGAAAGACCGCGGGAATTGTGGGAACGTATAGTCACTGCATATCAGAAAAGTGACGTTGATGAACTGGAAGATCTTGAAGCACTTACAAGGATTGCTCTTGATGAAATGGGAGATGATGGATTTGAAATTGCTGTTACTGACATTGATGAGCGTATTGCAAGGATTGAACGTCAGATAGGAGAAATAATCACAACGGAACCGTATATTTACAGAGAGTTGTTATGTGATGAAGAAAAAGTGACAGCGAAAAAGCAGGAACTTGAAGCAGAATGCCGTGAGTATCAGGATTACCTTAATGAGCTTACGGGCGTACTTGAAAGCCTTCTTACGGACGGAGGTGCAAGCGTATTATGGACAATGAATTGA
- a CDS encoding thymidine kinase yields the protein MAKLYFRYGAMGSSKTANALMVNYNYHERGSNSILLKPKLENRDGDTVIKSRIGLQAECRYVEDFISEIGTDWEAAKKYDAVIVDECQFLSSEQVDWLSDLVDYAEIPVICYGLRTDFQSKFFPGSKRLMEIADKIEEIKTVCWCGRKAEINARIHDGKIVRDGEQVMMGGNESYIAICRKHFKLGMLSVGDTQ from the coding sequence ATGGCAAAACTATATTTTAGATATGGTGCAATGGGATCTTCAAAGACTGCCAATGCACTGATGGTTAATTATAATTATCATGAACGTGGGAGCAATTCCATACTCTTAAAGCCAAAGCTTGAAAACCGGGATGGTGACACGGTCATCAAATCAAGAATAGGATTACAGGCTGAATGCAGATATGTTGAGGATTTCATATCAGAGATAGGAACTGATTGGGAAGCAGCTAAAAAGTATGATGCTGTAATTGTTGATGAGTGTCAATTTCTCAGTTCTGAGCAGGTGGACTGGCTTTCAGATCTTGTAGATTATGCAGAGATTCCTGTTATCTGCTATGGTCTTCGTACTGATTTTCAAAGTAAATTCTTCCCGGGCTCAAAGCGGCTTATGGAGATTGCAGATAAAATTGAGGAGATTAAGACAGTATGCTGGTGCGGACGCAAGGCTGAAATCAATGCCCGCATCCATGATGGAAAAATTGTCAGAGACGGTGAACAGGTTATGATGGGTGGTAACGAAAGTTACATAGCAATCTGTAGAAAGCATTTTAAGCTGGGAATGTTGTCAGTGGGGGATACTCAATAA
- a CDS encoding histidine phosphatase family protein, which produces METNRYFYFVRHGETVWNVENKICGATDIELTDKGHKQAIEIGYKLLEEGITADEILTSPLVRASETARHISEITHIPVRIEPRLIEQNFGRYETTARDGSEFHEAKKHLASRFGTGESMMQVAQRIYNLLDDIKKDDKAYILVAHNGIARIVESYFREMDNEEFSSFGIRNCEVRRYDF; this is translated from the coding sequence TTGGAAACTAATAGATATTTTTATTTCGTCAGGCATGGTGAAACTGTATGGAATGTTGAGAATAAAATCTGTGGAGCAACAGATATAGAACTGACAGATAAAGGCCATAAACAGGCAATTGAAATTGGATATAAACTCTTAGAAGAAGGGATAACAGCGGATGAAATCCTGACATCCCCACTTGTGAGGGCTTCTGAAACTGCAAGACATATTTCAGAGATAACACATATTCCGGTGAGAATAGAGCCCAGACTAATAGAGCAGAATTTTGGACGATACGAGACTACTGCCAGAGATGGAAGTGAATTCCATGAAGCAAAGAAACATCTTGCAAGTAGATTTGGAACCGGTGAATCTATGATGCAGGTGGCTCAGAGAATATATAACCTTTTAGATGATATCAAAAAAGATGATAAGGCATATATACTTGTGGCTCATAATGGTATTGCCCGGATTGTTGAGTCATATTTTAGAGAAATGGATAATGAAGAATTTTCATCTTTTGGAATACGAAACTGTGAAGTCAGGAGATATGATTTTTAG
- a CDS encoding DUF6033 family protein, giving the protein MAMEINSVYGNYTSTYTNSKEAKQTKDTKSAGEITKASEAGQSESTAQTTQDYLNNLRKKYSDVNITVVDFKSEKQELSYMLGSSGGNNVAISSSVIAKMANDPVVAAKYEKIIADIPNHGKEVKEKIESEPGCKVYASGVKIDKDGKVTYWIVGGKSGEGPGTKEKMQKMLEEKRVEKKKQEKAEAARKEKLKEQEKFEEKQAERRAEEKDRMELLMSKGDSVEAALSKFGKGEADVVSEKMLDGITSIGFDVKA; this is encoded by the coding sequence ATGGCGATGGAAATTAACAGTGTATATGGTAATTATACAAGTACCTATACGAATTCAAAAGAAGCAAAACAGACAAAGGATACAAAGTCTGCTGGCGAAATAACTAAGGCAAGTGAAGCAGGGCAATCAGAATCTACAGCTCAGACCACTCAGGATTATTTGAACAATCTGCGCAAGAAGTATTCTGATGTAAACATCACAGTTGTGGATTTCAAGAGTGAGAAGCAGGAACTTTCCTATATGCTCGGAAGTAGTGGTGGAAATAATGTTGCGATTTCATCCAGTGTTATTGCAAAGATGGCAAATGATCCTGTTGTAGCAGCTAAATACGAGAAAATTATTGCAGACATTCCGAATCACGGAAAAGAAGTCAAAGAGAAAATAGAATCTGAACCTGGCTGTAAAGTATACGCATCTGGCGTGAAAATTGATAAAGACGGTAAAGTAACATATTGGATAGTCGGAGGTAAATCTGGAGAAGGTCCCGGCACCAAGGAAAAGATGCAGAAGATGCTGGAAGAAAAAAGGGTCGAGAAAAAGAAACAGGAAAAGGCCGAGGCTGCGAGAAAAGAAAAACTGAAGGAACAGGAAAAATTCGAAGAAAAGCAGGCTGAGCGGAGAGCAGAAGAAAAAGATCGAATGGAACTGTTGATGTCCAAGGGGGATTCTGTAGAAGCTGCGCTTTCTAAATTTGGTAAAGGGGAAGCTGATGTCGTATCAGAAAAAATGCTGGATGGAATCACATCTATTGGATTTGATGTGAAAGCATAA
- a CDS encoding GHKL domain-containing protein: MSMERMWEVASMISAILGLVISAFLVVKFYIPYVLKRKKAYITGIVFFLVMTVLYFVPFTMSGVVAYIIGITTVCVTTVILEKRNIAQKIFLAMTIYLFTWIAQGITSLPWKLISSITYAREGMDDAKNQFIWFIVALALMTIIEKVLLFLEIIISEKVYVRKGEQMEWRELIILVAPFIAIMSGYWISSFLSEVYVDKSGVYVWNDYPIYDGIRTLFGIIAFIAVITVIYSYQQIKKSQEEAMQNLLISKQVEELSEHISTMENMYSEFRSIRHDMNDHLMVLGNLIDKKEHDEAVAYLKEWKKGFPMPEINVKTGNLVTDIVISEKKSEAERSGIEFTQNFCYPVSGKVESIDIGIILNNALSNAIRDAEKCDNPKIEIMSWKNNNAYLIQVKNSYAEELTINHATGLPQTTKSDKENHGYGLLNIKRIAEKYYGTIQLEQEDGKIIFTAMLMIPE; the protein is encoded by the coding sequence ATGAGTATGGAGAGAATGTGGGAAGTAGCCAGTATGATATCTGCCATATTAGGATTAGTGATTAGCGCCTTCTTAGTTGTCAAATTTTATATTCCCTATGTACTTAAAAGAAAAAAGGCATACATAACAGGTATTGTTTTCTTTTTAGTGATGACTGTTCTTTATTTCGTACCGTTTACTATGTCAGGTGTAGTTGCGTATATTATTGGGATTACAACTGTATGTGTGACGACGGTGATTTTGGAAAAAAGAAATATTGCGCAGAAGATTTTTCTTGCAATGACAATTTATCTTTTTACTTGGATAGCACAAGGAATCACATCTTTACCTTGGAAACTGATAAGCAGCATAACTTATGCAAGGGAAGGTATGGATGACGCAAAGAATCAATTTATCTGGTTTATTGTTGCTTTGGCTTTAATGACTATCATAGAAAAAGTGTTGCTGTTCTTGGAAATAATAATATCTGAAAAAGTATATGTGAGAAAAGGTGAGCAGATGGAGTGGCGGGAATTGATTATTCTTGTTGCACCGTTTATAGCTATCATGTCAGGATATTGGATTTCGTCCTTTCTTTCGGAAGTGTATGTGGATAAATCCGGTGTTTATGTTTGGAATGACTATCCAATCTATGATGGTATAAGGACTCTGTTTGGGATAATCGCATTTATTGCGGTAATTACTGTAATATACTCTTATCAGCAGATTAAGAAATCTCAAGAAGAAGCAATGCAAAATTTACTTATTTCAAAGCAGGTAGAGGAGCTATCAGAGCATATCAGCACAATGGAAAATATGTATTCTGAGTTTCGCAGTATCAGGCATGACATGAATGATCACCTCATGGTTTTGGGAAATCTGATTGATAAAAAAGAACATGATGAGGCTGTAGCTTATCTTAAAGAATGGAAAAAAGGTTTTCCAATGCCGGAGATCAATGTAAAGACAGGAAATCTGGTTACAGATATCGTAATATCTGAAAAGAAAAGTGAGGCCGAAAGAAGTGGAATAGAGTTTACGCAGAATTTTTGTTATCCGGTCAGTGGAAAGGTAGAATCTATAGACATAGGAATTATTCTAAATAATGCTTTGTCTAATGCAATCAGGGATGCAGAAAAATGCGATAATCCCAAAATCGAAATTATGTCGTGGAAAAATAACAATGCGTATCTAATTCAGGTAAAGAATAGCTATGCAGAAGAACTGACAATAAATCATGCGACGGGCCTTCCTCAAACAACAAAGTCGGATAAGGAAAATCATGGCTATGGATTATTGAATATAAAGAGAATTGCAGAAAAGTATTATGGAACCATACAGCTAGAACAGGAGGATGGGAAGATTATTTTTACTGCAATGCTTATGATACCGGAATAA
- a CDS encoding LytTR family DNA-binding domain-containing protein, with protein MRIAICDDEKRICAILGEKVEKFCPDAEVMTYTSGKELLSESVYPDIILLDIKMPDMDGMKVAQLLRDRNWRKILIFVTGEENQVFHAFDLQAFHYLVKPVEDEKLEEVLEKAREELMRFEKESARRDKFIEVQSGSSHIKVNLSKLLYAEVYDRKTILHMDDENIEYYGQLSALEKMLDTNFYRVHRAYLVNLKYVERYDRTSITVQSGDSIPIARREYDGFIKAYMAYSCRRLNS; from the coding sequence GTGAGAATAGCTATATGTGATGATGAAAAAAGAATATGTGCTATCCTTGGCGAGAAGGTGGAGAAATTTTGCCCTGATGCAGAGGTAATGACTTATACTTCGGGAAAAGAGCTTCTTAGCGAGAGTGTATATCCGGATATTATACTTTTGGACATTAAAATGCCGGACATGGATGGAATGAAAGTAGCGCAGTTGTTACGTGATAGAAACTGGAGAAAAATTTTGATTTTTGTCACGGGAGAAGAAAATCAGGTATTTCATGCGTTTGATCTGCAGGCATTTCATTATCTTGTAAAACCGGTAGAGGATGAGAAATTAGAGGAAGTACTTGAAAAAGCAAGAGAAGAACTGATGCGATTTGAGAAAGAATCTGCCAGACGAGATAAGTTTATCGAAGTGCAATCCGGGAGTTCACATATTAAGGTGAACTTGTCTAAGCTTTTATACGCAGAGGTGTATGACCGCAAAACAATTCTACACATGGATGATGAAAATATAGAATATTATGGTCAATTGTCAGCATTGGAAAAGATGTTGGATACAAATTTCTATCGAGTTCACAGAGCCTATCTGGTCAATCTGAAATATGTGGAACGGTATGACAGAACATCTATAACAGTACAAAGCGGTGACAGCATTCCAATAGCCAGAAGGGAATATGATGGCTTTATAAAGGCTTACATGGCCTATAGTTGTAGGAGGTTGAATTCATGA
- a CDS encoding dihydropteridine reductase, whose protein sequence is MNDLDKIYAESVAKEYMPRETNKVRQLKKLDERAKLPAFISAMTLGIIGTLIFGTGMCFGLGVFGTGAVFMIVGVLLGLAGAAICITNYPLYKKLLKKGKEKYAFEILELAKEITGEE, encoded by the coding sequence ATGAACGATTTAGATAAGATTTATGCGGAGAGTGTAGCAAAGGAATATATGCCCAGAGAGACAAACAAGGTCAGGCAGCTTAAAAAGCTTGATGAGAGAGCAAAGCTCCCAGCTTTCATTTCGGCAATGACACTGGGAATCATAGGAACTCTGATTTTTGGCACAGGAATGTGCTTTGGGCTGGGCGTCTTTGGAACAGGAGCAGTTTTCATGATTGTCGGAGTACTGTTGGGACTGGCAGGTGCTGCAATCTGCATCACTAACTATCCTTTATACAAGAAGCTTCTGAAAAAGGGCAAGGAAAAATATGCCTTTGAAATTCTGGAACTTGCTAAAGAGATAACAGGAGAAGAATAA
- a CDS encoding TetR/AcrR family transcriptional regulator, with the protein MNKNESKYFKSAEKMHNALITLLDSKGFEYITIKEICETAGVNRSTFYLHYDNVNDLLQETVEAVYKDFFGRFGAEGAESIDIDDKDDEKLFLVTPEYLMPYLNFVEENRKLFYLMYEKNEMMGAEKTYETWFKNIFGPILTRFGVPENEQPLIMVFYLKGIIGVVTEWVRGGCAESKDEIISVIQKCIIKP; encoded by the coding sequence ATGAATAAGAATGAGAGCAAATATTTTAAATCAGCAGAGAAGATGCATAATGCGTTGATAACACTCCTTGATAGTAAGGGCTTTGAGTATATTACCATTAAGGAAATATGTGAGACTGCAGGAGTAAACAGATCAACATTCTATCTTCACTATGATAATGTAAATGATCTTCTGCAGGAAACTGTGGAAGCCGTATATAAAGATTTCTTTGGCCGCTTCGGTGCCGAGGGTGCTGAAAGCATTGATATAGATGATAAAGACGATGAGAAACTGTTTCTTGTTACCCCGGAATATCTGATGCCATATCTGAATTTTGTAGAAGAGAACAGGAAACTCTTTTACCTGATGTATGAAAAGAATGAGATGATGGGCGCCGAAAAAACCTATGAGACATGGTTTAAGAACATATTTGGGCCCATACTTACAAGGTTCGGAGTTCCGGAAAATGAGCAGCCGCTTATAATGGTCTTTTATCTTAAGGGTATTATCGGAGTTGTCACTGAGTGGGTACGAGGGGGATGCGCCGAGTCCAAAGACGAGATCATAAGCGTTATACAGAAGTGTATCATCAAGCCATAG
- a CDS encoding ATP-binding protein: protein MFIGREHEMSVLEETYNQPGFQMTVIYGRRRIGKSTLITEFIKDKRASYYIAAKSSLEDNVKKWSAQFISDIVPEMEGVEFSDLEGFFKFVGNSCKDEKTVIALDEIPYIAEVDESFLSRFQGAIDSILSKKNIYLIISGSAISFMEKKILSEKSPMFGRRDNQIFLKPFDYLDSAKFVPKYNNEEKAVVFGVTGGVAKYLTLFDDSVSLDDNLINNFFKTSGYLYEEPYNLLMQEFRTVNTYNTVIEACSGGANKVNEIADKVHESTAAVSYTIKNLTAVGVLAKVSAITDEKNKKKVNYEIVDGMYRFWYKFIPKGRAAIEMNRGEVYYNTYVKNNLHDFMGDIFEDMCRYYVLSHGLDGKLKCMTTNVGKWWGMGHDRIPMDIDVVGIDEIGKKAILGECKFKNEQIDKPVYEDLMNRKGLIDRKFEEVQYMYFSLSGFSKWVVENADAEKVSLLTLDDLYS from the coding sequence ATGTTTATAGGAAGAGAACATGAAATGAGTGTGCTGGAGGAAACATATAATCAGCCAGGTTTCCAAATGACTGTTATTTATGGTCGCAGACGTATAGGTAAATCTACCCTTATCACAGAATTTATTAAGGATAAGAGAGCGTCATATTATATAGCAGCAAAATCTAGCTTAGAAGATAATGTTAAAAAGTGGAGTGCACAATTCATTTCTGATATCGTACCAGAGATGGAAGGTGTAGAGTTTTCGGATTTGGAAGGTTTCTTTAAGTTTGTAGGTAATAGTTGTAAGGATGAAAAAACTGTAATCGCTTTGGATGAAATACCATATATTGCCGAAGTGGACGAGTCTTTTCTATCAAGATTTCAAGGTGCGATTGATTCAATTCTTAGTAAGAAAAATATATATCTTATTATTAGTGGCTCTGCAATTAGTTTTATGGAAAAAAAGATCTTGAGTGAAAAGAGCCCAATGTTTGGCAGACGTGATAATCAAATTTTTTTAAAACCATTTGATTATCTAGATTCTGCTAAATTCGTGCCTAAATACAATAATGAGGAAAAGGCTGTTGTATTTGGTGTAACTGGAGGAGTCGCAAAATACTTAACACTTTTTGATGACTCTGTTTCGTTAGATGATAATCTAATTAATAATTTTTTTAAAACATCCGGTTACCTCTATGAAGAACCATACAATTTGCTTATGCAAGAGTTTCGAACGGTTAACACATATAATACAGTGATTGAGGCGTGCTCAGGTGGAGCAAATAAAGTAAATGAAATTGCTGACAAAGTACATGAGTCGACCGCTGCGGTTTCATATACTATAAAGAATCTTACTGCAGTTGGAGTTTTGGCAAAAGTTTCCGCCATAACAGATGAAAAGAACAAAAAGAAGGTTAACTATGAAATCGTTGATGGCATGTATCGGTTTTGGTATAAATTCATACCTAAGGGGCGTGCGGCCATCGAGATGAACCGCGGAGAAGTTTACTATAATACGTACGTGAAGAACAATTTGCATGATTTCATGGGTGATATTTTTGAAGATATGTGTAGATATTACGTTCTTTCACACGGGCTAGATGGAAAGCTGAAATGCATGACTACAAATGTAGGAAAATGGTGGGGGATGGGACATGATCGTATTCCAATGGATATTGATGTTGTTGGAATTGATGAAATTGGAAAGAAGGCAATTCTTGGAGAGTGCAAGTTCAAAAATGAACAGATAGATAAGCCAGTTTATGAAGACCTGATGAACAGAAAGGGGCTCATTGATAGAAAATTCGAGGAAGTTCAGTATATGTATTTTTCTTTGTCAGGCTTTTCTAAGTGGGTTGTTGAGAACGCTGATGCTGAGAAGGTATCATTGCTAACATTAGATGATTTGTATAGCTGA
- a CDS encoding N-acetyltransferase, whose amino-acid sequence MEYIRVTKDNLEKEHICCAISNNKDVQVSSKKAWLADRFDEGLVFLKSVERGKCFIEYIPAENAWVPIEADGYMYIDCMWVSGSFKGHGYSSDLLNACIEDSKEKGRNGLCILCAAKKKPFLADPKFLKYKGFAVADEADNGIQLWYFPFDKGADAPRFKECARHPHIEEMGYVLYYTSQCPFNAKYVPVLEQTANENNIPFRAIHIENREDAQNAPTPVTSYALFHDGEYVTNEQMNDKRFLKLIGI is encoded by the coding sequence ATGGAATACATTAGAGTAACAAAGGATAATCTGGAAAAGGAACACATTTGCTGTGCGATTTCCAACAATAAGGATGTGCAGGTATCTTCAAAGAAGGCATGGCTGGCTGACAGGTTTGATGAAGGACTTGTTTTTCTGAAGAGCGTGGAGCGCGGCAAGTGCTTTATTGAATATATCCCTGCGGAAAACGCATGGGTTCCGATTGAAGCGGATGGATATATGTACATTGACTGTATGTGGGTGTCCGGGTCTTTCAAAGGACATGGATATTCTTCAGATTTGTTAAATGCTTGCATAGAGGATAGCAAAGAAAAGGGGAGAAATGGGCTGTGCATATTGTGTGCTGCAAAGAAAAAGCCGTTCCTGGCTGATCCGAAGTTTCTGAAATATAAGGGCTTTGCCGTTGCGGATGAAGCTGATAATGGTATCCAGCTTTGGTATTTTCCATTTGATAAGGGGGCGGATGCTCCGAGATTTAAGGAATGTGCAAGGCATCCTCATATAGAAGAGATGGGTTATGTTTTGTATTACACAAGCCAGTGCCCGTTCAATGCGAAGTATGTTCCGGTTCTGGAGCAGACTGCAAATGAAAATAATATTCCATTCCGTGCTATTCATATTGAGAACAGGGAGGATGCGCAGAATGCTCCGACTCCTGTGACGAGTTATGCACTATTCCATGATGGGGAGTATGTTACAAATGAGCAGATGAATGATAAGCGATTTCTGAAACTTATCGGAATATGA
- a CDS encoding GNAT family N-acetyltransferase yields MRDGNWILLPVLFVEEWSLDKCREEASAIANNLYGDMIDYGAFEETDLIGYITVGTKRLGTKGQYVQLVTFQVLEPFRGMGVGRKLFEKAAGAAKGHGAKKLYISADGQRDIEQLAARIMAKKSFTAIINMTYSCRVGFGMMHNGSYDDEPATVTMMHEFLEQEGYELDITNKRLHHEIYLSDARKVDPEKLKTVIRHPIKTKGD; encoded by the coding sequence TTGAGGGATGGAAATTGGATTCTTCTGCCTGTTTTATTTGTGGAAGAATGGAGTCTTGATAAGTGCAGAGAAGAAGCGTCGGCAATAGCAAATAATCTATATGGGGACATGATAGATTATGGGGCATTTGAAGAGACGGATTTGATAGGATATATCACGGTTGGTACAAAAAGGTTAGGAACAAAAGGACAGTATGTCCAGCTTGTTACATTTCAGGTATTAGAACCATTCAGGGGTATGGGAGTTGGAAGAAAGCTTTTTGAGAAAGCAGCGGGGGCGGCAAAGGGACATGGTGCAAAAAAGCTATACATTTCCGCTGACGGCCAACGCGACATCGAGCAGCTTGCTGCGAGAATAATGGCGAAAAAAAGTTTCACTGCTATAATAAACATGACATACAGTTGTCGAGTTGGATTTGGTATGATGCATAACGGTTCTTATGATGATGAGCCTGCTACGGTTACCATGATGCATGAGTTCCTGGAACAGGAAGGCTATGAGCTGGATATTACGAATAAGCGCCTTCATCATGAGATTTATCTGAGTGATGCCAGAAAGGTTGATCCGGAGAAACTGAAGACCGTGATCAGGCATCCGATTAAAACAAAGGGGGATTGA
- a CDS encoding YjdF family protein: MGSLHGKLTIYFEDPFWVGVFERIENRKLSVAKVTFGVEPKDYDVLEFINRNFYHLQFSPAVETVVKDTKKNPKRTQRDAKKQTLETGIGTKSQQALKLQQEQNKQERKVRSREQRDAKSQRIFELKKIKKREKHRGH; encoded by the coding sequence ATGGGATCGTTGCACGGAAAACTGACGATATATTTTGAAGATCCGTTCTGGGTGGGTGTTTTTGAGAGAATTGAAAACAGAAAACTGTCAGTAGCTAAAGTGACATTTGGCGTGGAACCGAAGGATTATGATGTTTTGGAGTTTATCAATCGGAACTTTTATCATCTGCAGTTTAGTCCGGCGGTTGAAACGGTTGTAAAGGATACGAAGAAGAATCCTAAAAGGACACAGCGTGATGCGAAAAAACAGACATTGGAGACGGGCATAGGCACTAAATCGCAGCAGGCACTCAAATTACAACAAGAACAGAATAAGCAGGAACGGAAAGTCAGAAGCCGTGAACAAAGGGATGCTAAGAGCCAGCGAATATTTGAATTGAAGAAAATTAAGAAAAGAGAAAAGCATAGGGGACATTGA
- a CDS encoding CDP-alcohol phosphatidyltransferase family protein, with the protein MANVITGIRILVSAAFLLCPVFSPIFYAMYLIAGLSDMADGIVARKTDDIF; encoded by the coding sequence ATGGCAAATGTAATAACAGGAATAAGAATCCTTGTGAGTGCGGCATTCCTGCTTTGTCCCGTGTTTTCTCCAATCTTTTATGCAATGTATCTGATCGCAGGATTATCTGATATGGCTGATGGGATCGTTGCACGGAAAACTGACGATATATTTTGA
- a CDS encoding DUF3795 domain-containing protein has protein sequence MNEYIAYCGLDCEACEARLATINNDNELRIKVSKEWSELNGVEITPEMINCSGCRIPGVKTVYCDSLCPIRQCAREKQMETCGGCQEMKSCEKVGAIIGNNHDARGRIENAGSVLWQM, from the coding sequence ATGAATGAATATATTGCATATTGCGGGCTGGACTGTGAGGCTTGCGAAGCTCGTCTGGCAACAATTAATAACGATAATGAGCTGCGGATAAAGGTATCGAAGGAATGGTCTGAGCTTAATGGAGTGGAGATCACGCCGGAAATGATCAACTGCTCCGGCTGCAGGATTCCGGGAGTAAAGACAGTGTACTGCGATTCTTTATGTCCGATCAGACAGTGTGCGAGAGAAAAACAGATGGAGACCTGCGGTGGCTGTCAAGAAATGAAGTCGTGCGAAAAGGTTGGAGCAATTATAGGGAACAATCATGATGCACGTGGCAGGATTGAAAATGCCGGAAGCGTATTATGGCAAATGTAA
- a CDS encoding GNAT family N-acetyltransferase: MVIGTERLFLREMNMGDYEALYSVLADSDNMQHYPYAFDEGRVRDWIERNMERYRKDGFGLWAVCLKDTGEVIGDCGLTLQDIEGEMLPEIGYHIRRGCQCRGYAKEAASAVRDWAFKNTDYPALYSYCKYTNTASIRTAEAIGMRFDREYSDEENGITHVSVIYRRT, from the coding sequence GTGGTTATCGGAACAGAAAGACTGTTTCTGCGGGAAATGAACATGGGCGACTATGAAGCACTTTATTCGGTCCTTGCGGATTCTGACAATATGCAGCACTATCCATATGCTTTTGATGAGGGAAGAGTCCGGGACTGGATAGAGAGGAACATGGAACGATATCGCAAGGATGGTTTCGGACTTTGGGCGGTATGCCTGAAGGATACGGGTGAAGTAATTGGCGACTGTGGGCTAACGCTGCAGGATATAGAAGGAGAAATGCTTCCGGAGATCGGATATCACATCCGTCGAGGCTGCCAGTGCAGAGGCTATGCAAAGGAAGCTGCATCAGCAGTACGGGATTGGGCATTTAAGAATACAGATTACCCTGCGCTGTATTCATATTGTAAATATACAAATACAGCTTCCATAAGGACAGCGGAGGCTATCGGGATGAGATTTGACAGAGAATATTCTGATGAAGAAAACGGGATAACACATGTATCGGTAATATATCGGAGGACTTGA